A region from the Zea mays cultivar B73 unplaced genomic scaffold, Zm-B73-REFERENCE-NAM-5.0 scaffold_54, whole genome shotgun sequence genome encodes:
- the LOC118475659 gene encoding DNA polymerase-like, giving the protein MELKNDCSTLQNGNTFRGYLNELQKYYRGRSRSYRLYERQITAVQEFKEPYPTPASTETLSIAYMELMNMHAYPQIQGGAKFTLQLRLKTDDDIANITITTAIRLTYADGTLIPKEFIFQEIYKAVKVFAENYGDSEVLAIMISCYTDGCLDVVRLPTKEESDNSLKNVFYKYCEITNFKKPMTPKNQHKVARYNCYITKENQVIKNKTKFIVADLETIPYKLGENDEYNTHVPYAGGYMTIDTDKGLDENKIIMFYADDYKILYEDFKSMSTKMLTVMMNRLIKEARSARTCLVVYFHNLGQFDGLFILRHLTMEHRGLVVEPLVRNRIIYKISVYTVSPKGRRKNILSFQDSYHLFKGKLEELARCFCPKLNGKGVINHDSVSLDNLGIYKDDYLSYLKQDIMLLGAVMLEAKAIYYDLYQVDILNRLTISSLALSIFRRKYINDSEKNRIYILNDNEEQFIRSGYYGGHTDVYLPTGEHLKYYDVNSLYPYSMLSEMPAGKPRWKNNLGLKKTKIELKDMFGFIKAFIICPADMHKPFLPYKQSDGTLIFPTGRFIGVYFSEELKYAVSIGYKVYPICGYLFDRMESPFKDFVNDIYRRRLEAKARGEKALDFIHKTTMNSLYGRFGINPESTTTLILNKEEALKFPMEHEGFMHSEELCADRFLITYKNKRSAELQRKREKPPANAAVQISAAVTAYARIHMYPYIAREDCYYTDTDSIVVKHPLPADEVSATKLGAFKLEHDVTKGVFLAPKSYMLQTVRDEQIVKHKGAGKIMANEKWFINQLDDPHLKHTFEYELKFSRNWHKLLVEKKTARITMGIESKKRDFVFDRYGKWVGTKPIHVGDGDVNSLNPTSYKLIKSLLEQNEDLRVELAKSEQMKSGTQNIKDSSKKKASKKKSDNPDKKAE; this is encoded by the coding sequence ATGGAATTGAAAAATGACTGCTCTACTCTACAAAATGGCAATACTTTCCGTGGATATCTGAACGAGTTACAAAAGTACTACAGAGGAAGATCCAGATCTTACCGTTTGTATGAACGACAAATCACTGCTGTACAGGAGTTCAAGGAACCATACCCGACACCTGCTAGCACTGAGACGCTTAGTATAGCCTATATGGAGCTCATGAATATGCATGCCTATCCGCAAATCCAGGGTGGGGCCAAGTTCACCCTTCAACTTAGATTAAAAACAGACGACGATATAGCTAATATTACCATAACCACAGCCATTAGGCTTACATATGCGGACGGTACGCTAATTCCTAAGGAGTTCATTTTCCAGGAAATCTATAAAGCAGTCAAGGTGTTTGCAGAAAACTACGGCGATTCTGAGGTCCTGGCTATCATGATAAGTTGTTATACCGATGGGTGTTTAGATGTAGTACGACTTCCTACTAAAGAAGAATCTGATAATTCTTTAAAGAATGTTTTCTATAAGTATTGCGAAATCACTAATTTTAAAAAACCTATGACGCCCAAAAACCAGCATAAAGTAGCTCGCTATAATTGCTATATAACAAAAGAAAATCAAGTGATAAAGAACAAAACGAAATTCATAGTGGCCGATCTAGAAACGATTCCCTATAAATTAGGAGAAAACGACGAATACAATACACACGTCCCCTACGCAGGGGGGTATATGACGATTGATACGGATAAGGGATTAGATGAAAATAAAATTATAATGTTCTATGCTGATGACTACAAAATACTATACGAAGATTTTAAGTCAATGAGTACAAAGATGCTCACAGTTATGATGAACAGGTTGATCAAAGAAGCCAGATCAGCAAGAACATGTTTGGTAGTATACTTTCATAATTTAGGTCAGTTCGATGGTCTTTTTATACTAAGGCATTTAACAATGGAACACAGGGGTTTGGTAGTAGAACCCTTGGTTCGAAACCGTATTATTTACAAGATAAGTGTCTATACAGTATCCCCCAAGGGCAGGCGAAAGAACATATTGTCGTTCCAAGACTCATACCACCTTTTTAAAGGTAAATTAGAAGAACTAGCCCGTTGTTTTTGTCCTAAACTAAACGGTAAGGGTGTTATCAACCACGACAGTGTTTCGCTCGACAATCTGGGGATATATAAGGACGATTACTTATCTTACCTAAAACAAGATATTATGCTACTAGGCGCTGTTATGCTCGAAGCAAAAGCTATCTATTATGATTTGTATCAGGTCGACATACTTAATCGATTAACAATATCTTCACTGGCCCTCTCCATCTTTAGGCGTAAATACATAAACGATAGTGAAAAGAATAGGATCTACATCCTAAACGACAATGAAGAACAATTCATTAGGAGTGGATACTACGGCGGTCATACAGATGTATATCTACCTACGGGGGAACATTTGAAGTATTACGATGTGAATTCTCTATACCCCTATTCTATGTTATCAGAGATGCCAGCGGGCAAGCCTAGATGGAAAAATAATCTTGGGTTAAAGAAAACCAAGAttgagctgaaggatatgtttggTTTCATTAAAGCGTTCATAATATGCCCTGCTGACATGCACAAGCCATTTCTACCTTATAAACAGAGTGACGGTACGCTCATATTTCCAACTGGTAGGTTTATAGGTGTCTATTTTTCTGAGGAGCTAAAGTATGCTGTAAGTATCGGTTACAAGGTCTACCCAATCTGCGGCTATCTGTTTGACAGAATGGAATCACCATTCAAGGATTTTGTGAATGATATCTACCGAAGAAGGCTTGAAGCAAAGGCTAGAGGGGAGAAAGCTTTAGATTTTATTCACAAGACCACTATGAATAGTCTCTACGGCAGGTTTGGTATTAACCCTGAAAGCACTACCACCTTAATTCTTAataaagaagaagcactcaaattCCCTATGGAGCATGAAGGATTTATGCATAGCGAAGAACTATGTGCTGATAGGTTCCTCATAACCTACAAAAATAAAAGAAGTGCTGAATTACAGCGAAAACGCGAAAAACCCCCGGCTAATGCAGCAGTGCAAATCTCAGCAGCCGTCACAGCCTATGCGAGGATACATATGTATCCATATATAGCAAGGGAGGATTGCTACTATACTGATACGGATTCTATTGTTGTTAAGCACCCTCTTCCCGCTGATGAAGTATCTGCGACCAAATTAGGTGCTTTCAAGCTAGAACACGATGTTACTAAAGGGGTCTTCCTAGCTCCCAAGTCCTACATGTTACAGACGGTAAGAGATGAGCAGATCGTGAAGCATAAAGGTGCTGGAAAAATAATGGCTAATGAGAAGTGGTTCATAAACCAGCTAGATGACCCTCATCTCAAGCATACTTTCGAATACGAACTAAAGTTCAGTAGGAACTGGCATAAGCTGCTGGTGGAAAAGAAAACAGCGCGTATCACTATGGGTATAGAAAGTAAGAAGCGAGACTTCGTTTTTGACCGGTATGGTAAATGGGTTGGAACTAAACCTATTCATGTAGGAGATGGGGATGTTAATAGTTTGAATCCCACATCCTATAAGCTAATTAAGAGCTTGCTGGAGCAGAATGAGGATCTCCGAGTAGAACTCGCTAAATCTGAACAGATGAAATCTGGTACACAGAATATCAAAGATTCTAGTAAGAAGAAAGCTTCTAAGAAGAAGTCTGACAACCCTGATAAGAAAGCTGAATAA